A segment of the Excalfactoria chinensis isolate bCotChi1 chromosome Z, bCotChi1.hap2, whole genome shotgun sequence genome:
GGCGGCGCTGGGCGCCTTGTGGCCGCCCCGGAGCTCTCCGGTGCAGGGCCGGCGGCTGATCTGCTGGCAGGCGGTGCTGCAGTGTCAGGGGGAGCCCGAGTGCAGCTACGCTTACAACCAGTACGCCGAGGCGTGCGCCCcggtgctcctgcagcagcagccggcGGCGAGCGGCGGGGACGGGCCGGCGGCAGCCGCGGCCTCGGCCGCCTCCCGGCGGCGGTGCCCCAGCCACTGCATCGCGGCCCTCATCCAGCTCAACCACACCCGGCGCGGCCCGGCGCTGGAGGACTGCGACTGCGCTCAGGACGAGAACTGCCGCGCTACCAAGCGCGCCATCGAGCCCTGCCTGCCCCGCACCAGCAGCCCCGCGGCCGGCggcgcggggggcggcgggcccggcggcggcgcggggggcGGCCCCGGCGTGATGGGCTGCACGGAGGCGCGACGGCGCTGCGACTGGGACAGCCGCTGCAGCCAGGCGCTCAACCGCTACATGGCCTACTGCGGAAAGCTGTTCAACGGGCTGCGCTGCACGCCCGAGTGCCGCGCCGTCATTGAGGACATGCTGGCCGTGCCCAAGGCCGTGCTGCTCAACGACTGCGTCTGCGACGGGCTGGAGCGGCCCATCTGCGAGTCGGTCAAGGAGAACATGGCCCGCCTCTGCTTCGGGGCCGACATGGGCAGCAACGGCGCAGGCAGCAGCGGAGGCTCGGACGGCGGCCTGGAGGAGTATTACGACGAGGACTACGAGGAGGAGCCGAGCCAGAAGGGGAGGGACGAGGCGGAGGACAATGCGGGCCCGGAGCCCGGCTTCCCCATGCAGACGGATGGTGCCGGCCGGGCCGCCAGCGCGGCCTGGGCGCTGCTGGCCTccatcttgctgctgctgctaccgCCGCTCTagccccccccccggccccggccccggctCGGCGGAGCTCCCTCGCTTCCAGACGAGCGGACAATTACTCCCGCCGTTATCCGGGCTTCTCCCCTGTGTGTCTGTCCCCGTGTGCACTATGCAATGCGTCCCGGCCGCCCGGCGCTGCGGCCCGCGGTGAGGTGAGGGGGAAGGACTGCGAGCCGGCTCCCCGCCGCCtcggagggagggagaggaagcgAGGGCACGGCCGTGTGTCTGTAGCGATTTGACATGAAGGTTTGGAAGAGGTGAGCTGCCCAAATTGCTGCCAAAGCTATTGCCCAGCAACTTGACTGTCACTCGGTACCGCTGTGCCCGGTACCGCGCTGCATCTGCCGCTCACTGAGCTTCGCCGGCCGGGTGAGGTTAGGTGGTTGGCAGCACTGCCTCTTGCACACGTCTCCCCCTAACGCAGCTGGCCGGCAGCCGCCTCTCCTAACCTAGCGGCACACAAAAATGATTCTTTTCAAAGAGAGTTGTTGGCTGTCGCAAACAATGCAACTTGTCTTCCAAAAGAGCTCTGCACTGCCATCTTCGAAAGACACTTTTTAAACTCAGAACGTGTATGTTCACATATCCTGAAACGCTATATTGCCTCTTGTCGTATCAGGGTGCTGACCTCTGGTAAATCTTTTATATAGAGATGTATTTAAAACTGGGATTTGTTACCAGTCGCTCTTCTTTGTTTATACAATTTTATAAATTGTATGCTTTTGGGGataatttatttaagaaaaaaaaaaataataaaagttttAAATCCACATCCTATTTGCCAGGTAATCACATGCGCTATTCTTTTCTGGAAAGGTAAAGGCTTTGTTTTACATGTAAAGGGATACCAGCAGCGACGATTCACTGATGTATTCTCTAGAACACCGAATGTACAGTGTATTTTATAGATTTGGAGTTAACTTTCTTATTTGGAGAGACTTTATGAACATTGTAGAATTGTATGAACGCATTTCCAAGCTGCCTTAAACCTTAGTATTTTTTATAGAAGGCGTAACAAAGGCCTGTGTTTCAAATATGTATggctttttgtattttctaaatgtttaaaTTAGTAAAGAAAGAGCTTTAAATAATGGATGTGGTGAAATTGTTTTCCAGGGACACTTGAACTCTCAGCACCCGAGGTTGgaaggggggttggggggggtgggAGTCAACCGCagaacaacaaaccaaaaacaaccaacaagcAAAAATCTCTGCCTGCCTGTAATACTTTACATAGATGTAAATTACTGCTATTCTTACGTTAATGAATAATTACATGCAAGAAGTAAATACGGCTTTGAAAATACTACTTTAGAAGAGTGGTTGATTTTTATAATGCGTTGGCATGGCAACGTGCCGGTGCCAGAAGATAGTGAAGCGATTCAGGGACGCTGCCCCTGTATGTGTGTAGAATTGCTTGTGCACTGTGCTTTCTTCTTGAAGTGGAGGCATGTTGTTCCACTGACGCCCTTAGAAATACTCCTTGCCACGCGAACAAGGAAACGGTGAGAAAAGCAGAGGCTTCGTGCAGGCTGTGGTGTGTTCATCCAGGAGGTTGCTGCAAAATGCACAGGAGTTATCATTCAGCCTGTCCTGTCCCACAATGGATAACACAAAAGTAAACAAACTGAGGGGATCAGCAATTACCAGATCTTGTAATACCATTCTGAGGAATTGCTTTGCGCTGTGCTGAAGCCTGGTTTGCTGCCAGAGCTACTGATCTCCACTCAAAACGCCCTTAGATAAATAATTACACTCTTAAGCTGTGTTGAGTGCTGATACACTTGACCTtgtaaatagaaatgtttgCAGTAGGAATAAACTCCAGCATTGGAAAATCTTTTAAACATTAACACAAAAGACAAAGCTCAGTCCTCTAGGGATTTGAGTTTGGACTGTGTCAAgccaggcacacacacacacacacacacacacacacaagtgggaaaaaaaaaaaaaaaaaaaaaaaaaaaaggtttatttatcttttattcaTGGTGTTTATTTAAAGCTTTTCGTTTTAAATGCAGTGATATGAGGGCAAGTCAGAAGTTTAAAAGCTACCACAAATAAACTTTGACTGAGGGGGCAACAGATTAGCGAGATAGTGTCTTTTTCATCTTACCAGATCTTGACAGAGGGCAAATCCACATCTGTCTGTTGTATAAATCAACAAAATTAGAAATCCTCGCTCCTGGATTAGTTGTTTCAGTGAcagattatttcattatttctttggGATGTGAATTTGGTTAAGGTTGCCCAGAgataaacacatacacacacaggcacacGTGCACATACAAACCAACCCACAAAGAGTCATGATTCCAAACAAGCATGTGAGTATGCTGtgtggctgtgatctgaagtTTGTTGAATGGTTGAGTAAACTTGTTGTTAAAACAAAGCTGGAAATGTTGTTTCCTCAAGAGAACGGAGCATCTGGGTAAGACTTGTGAATAGCATCAGCTTTCGTTGCAAAACACTGACTGGgtctgcagttctgcagagaTGATCCTAAGTATTTTCTCCAGTTCTTCAGGACATGCTCAGAAAGACATTTTCACTTTGCCAACATTTTGTGTCAACAAGGACTATTTAAGTCGCTGCTGATGAAAAATTAAGTCCCACCTAAAAAGCCTCTATTTGTCTTCAGCAAGGAGTGAAGACATTTGTGCTAGAAAAGAACCAATAATTGAAGTCTACAATAAATTCAAGCCTGAGCTCCTGTCAAAATCATCTGCCTGGAATAAATCAACgctgagcagcaccagggaGGGAGGACTCATCTATATCCTTCCTTCCCCACAGAAAGGGAATtgctttaatttaaataattgcACAATAAATGCTATTGAACTAATTTTGTCCCACAAGTGCCTTCTCACAAGGAGATAGATAACTGTCTGGGATTTGTCATGTTGTCAGAGTAAGCACAGTTTCCAGGAAGAATGGCTGAACGTGTTGGTATGTGTCCCAGCCTGCAAAGCCTGTGCAGATGTTGATGTCCATCAAAttagtatttcttctgcttgaTTTTGAGACAAATGGAAATTCTTGAAATGTCAAGGGATGTAGTAAGGacagttttaaatgaagaaaagacCTCACATTCCCTGATAGAGGGAGAttttccacaggaaaagaaGTTCTGGTTTACATGGATGTTTGAAAGTGCTCTTTGCCAACGTCCTGTCCAGCCAGTCTCTTCTGAGGGTAGAAGGAACTCTCTACCATTCCATGTAAAATAATCCAGTAGGTTCTGCTCCCTTTTCATTCCCACTTACCAGATTTGAATTCTTGGTGACAGTTTATTTGTCTTTGGAGGCACTTCAGTGACAAATGTTTAAGGGAGTGTGGGACAATGGTGGAGAACAAGGAGGCAGTTCATTGAACTGACAGTGACCATACAGTAAATAGAGGGAGATTCAAGCTTCACTGATCACCCAAGcacacagcaaagcttttgTATGCAATCACAATGGACATAACATAAGgtctctgtttatttttaacgATATACATTGATATATATACAGACAGACATTCGTAACTTTGAAAATTGTTATGAAACAAATCCTTACAACGAGGGAAAGGAAGGACCTGATTTGGCCATTCTTTTACTGTCTAATTGGAAAGACTGATGGATTTTAGTTGCAGTCTCCTCTCCATTCCTTGTAAGACTGGTCAGTGTACCAGATCTTTCACTGCCAGCATGCATCTATAATAAATATCATGGCAAGGATGCAAAAGTGACCGCAGACAACTTTGTAGTTCCATTTCGGTGTGTTAGAAAACCATTCAGAATTTAATGAAtacttgctttttgttttgtttttctttttttgtttgtttgtttttcttttttctttttctttttcttttttttttttttttttgtattgttttttaattgttgtttcAAGTTTACTAGGAGAGATGAGAGCAACACCAGAATACACGTGGTGCAAGTAGAGACAGTAGTGGGACGCGAAATTGTCTCCAGCTGAGTCATGGAAAACACAGCTTGAGGGGCTGAGTTGCATTGTATTTTCAGTGTCACTAAAACAAATTCAGACTTTCAATTGATTTTGTTCCTGTCCTCAGTAATAATGCAACACACTGCTACGCTGCCTGTGATAACTCACTGCAAGTCTTCAGGAGAGGTAGGCAGTCTTgcagaataaaacattttcagctgggaagagcagtgtTTCTATGTGAGATTTCGAGTTTGTGATACAGATTGGTAAACAGTAAAGTCGAAAGTTACTGTATTTTACTTGGGGCACTGGCTGTGGTAGACAGTTGAAAAGGCTCACACTGACTGTCTGAATGACATAAGTAATGTGCTATTAGCATAAATACTTTCTAAGACATCCATTTAATCAATTTCTTAAATAACAGAATGATCTACTACAAAATAGTGGACTGTATACACTATATTTTGGCACAAAGATGGTCATTCTCCCACTAGTAACCAGGGGCTCTAAATAAATGATTTCAACAATGTTTTATTAAAGGAGGACAAGAGCCCTCGAGCTGCATTAATCGCGGAGAAGTCGAGTGGCACTTTTGTTATGGAAATGTTAAACACATAATAGTTCAGGCAAACAATGTGGAGCCACTTCATTCTCTCAGCCATGCTGACACCTCTTAAAGAGGAACTGCAGGGAAGGATGTGGGAAAGATTTGCTTTCTGAGGAAGCTTTCAGCTAATATTTTGGATATTTACCTCCAAAACGCAGGCAGTGCAAATGTAACTGAAGGGcataaaaatataacaataaAGGGGGATGATTTATGCAGCTACCACCAGTAATCACCATTTGGTACCCAAATTCAACACAGCCATTGACAGAAaaaccttttttaaaaattcttttcatgAATTTATTATAAGCTAAGTGGATATTAATGTGAAGGGTCTATGTTCATGAAGAGAAATTCTTTTGAACACAAGGTAGCATAGTTCTAATATTATTCCTTGGACAGGAAAGGGAAAGGTGAACAACTTGGATTTATCCTGGGAGAAAAGATGAACTGAGGTTTAGCAGGGTGGGGCAGAAGGTGATTTGTGGGATGTAGGCAATCCAGAAATGCATTAATAAAATGGTGTGCAGTGAAAACATTGCTGTGTAAAGGGAGGTTAATTTTTAAAAGTGGTTATTTCAAACATGTTGGAGGAAGAAAGGCATAAGCATTGTGTAGAGGTTtgtagaagaaagaaatagcgTCCTTagtagcaaagaaaataaactacaaAAAATTACCAAGAAGTTAGCTGAGACAGactgaaaatatcagaaaagaTTAGAAGTGATAATTATTTAAAACTTAAGCTGATCAGCTTAAACAATTTTGGCAGAGCCTTCAAGGAAGATGAATGTGGTAGGAAGGTAAGTATTCAGCTTTggagagaatattttttctttcttcaaaagtCAGAGAGGTAATTTACCATCCTATCCTTGGTGCTTCACCTGGAACAAGTTTTCAGACAATGCCTCCCTCAAGTTCAAGAACATGGAGAAACTGATAAGGAGTGAGACTAGCAGGATGTCTAGAATTTGTGATCAGTGAGGAAAGTATGAGACAAGAAGAGGTTACTGCTAATCAATAGCTATTAAAACTGGGGTTACATAGGCTACAGGACCAGACTTCAATTTGACAG
Coding sequences within it:
- the GAS1 gene encoding growth arrest-specific protein 1, which codes for MPARPPAWLWLAAALGALWPPRSSPVQGRRLICWQAVLQCQGEPECSYAYNQYAEACAPVLLQQQPAASGGDGPAAAAASAASRRRCPSHCIAALIQLNHTRRGPALEDCDCAQDENCRATKRAIEPCLPRTSSPAAGGAGGGGPGGGAGGGPGVMGCTEARRRCDWDSRCSQALNRYMAYCGKLFNGLRCTPECRAVIEDMLAVPKAVLLNDCVCDGLERPICESVKENMARLCFGADMGSNGAGSSGGSDGGLEEYYDEDYEEEPSQKGRDEAEDNAGPEPGFPMQTDGAGRAASAAWALLASILLLLLPPL